The DNA region ATGCCAGTGATATCATCGGCCATGAGACTGCCAAGCGGGCTCTTGAAATAGCAGCGGCGGGCGGGCATAATGTGCTTTTGGTGGGTCCTCCTGGCAGCGGCAAAACCATGCTGGCCCGCAACATCCCATCTATTTTGCCGCGACTTACCGAAAAAGAATGTCTGGAAGTTACGAAAACATTCAGCTTGTGTGGTCTATTGCCCCCCGGGGAACCATTAATCCGTCGTCGCCCCTTCCGGTCGCCCCACCATACGGCTTCCTCTGCCAGCATTATCGGCGGAGGGAAAAATCCAAGACCAGGGGAGGTTACCCTGGCAAACCATGGCGTGTTATTTTTAGATGAATTTCCTGAATACCAAAGAAATGTACTAGAGTCATTAAGACAACCATTAGAAGATAGAATAGTTACTATTTCCAGGGTTGCCGGAGTGCAAACCTTTCCGGCCAGCTTTATTCTAGTGGCTGCAATGAATCCGTGTTTTTGCGGCGAAAGAACAAACCCGAACAAGATCTGTTCCTGTACCCCCTGGCAGGCAGACCGCTACATGAAAAAGATCTCCGGACCCCTTTTAGACAGGATCGACATCCAACTCGATGTCCCCGTCTTGAAATATGAAGACCTGACCAATACCCAAAAGCGGGAAACCTCCGCCGAAGTAAGGGTCCGGGTAGAAAAGGCCAGACACGTCCAGCAACAGCGCTATGGCAAAGAATACACCTGCAACGCCGAAATAAGAGGCCGGGACCTGAAAAAATACTGTCAGCTAGACCAGGCAGGCACAAAACTACTAAAGAAAGCCTTTCAGACCATGGGCCTATCCCTCAGAGCCCACGACCGCATCCTGAGAGTAGCCCGCACCATCGCCGATCTGGCCGGCTTACCCCATATCCAGGAAGACCACCTGGCCGAGGCCATCCAGTACCGCAGCTTTGAAAACAAAGGTTAGCAAACTGCCCCTTTATTAAAAAAAGGCAATAGCCTGAGAGGCAAAATACTTGGATCATATTAATCACAGCCCTGGTCCGCAATGCCCACAAAATCGCCATGAAGGTGGGAGTCTTTGCGTGAAGTCGTGTCTTGAATTATATCAACAGATATGTTATACAGAGATTGCCAGCGTCTCTACGCTTTGGCATGTCTGTTTTCATTTGGAATAAATGCTCGTTTTTAATTGAAATGTTCGCTCGAATAGAGTTGGGATGAGCAAATCAACGGAATACGCATATGCGGAAAAAGGGAGGAGCAATGGCACGACTTGAGGAAATAACTGTCGGCAGCAATGTCATCGGCCTTGCAGGCAGCATGCCCGTTAATGTTGTCGCCGTAAAATGGTACGGCAATGCAGTCTTGGAGATCACATTTAAAGACAACAAGGGACATCTTGCCAGCCAGCTATTATATCGAGAAGACGAGAAACGTCTTACTGTTGCGGACGGAAGTTTGCCTTGGAGTTTTGACGCGGACGCCAATCTGCTCCGCTTAGCTTCCGAAGCCTACCGCATCCATCTTGCCCACATCTTTGACCCATACCTTGCGGTGCATACCTCAGCCATAGAACCGCTGCCGCATCAGATTTCGGCGGTATATCAGGAGATGCTGCCGCGCTTGCCGCTTCGCTACATCCTTGCGGACGACCCAGGTGCCGGCAAAACCATCATGACCGGCTTGCTCTTGAAAGAACTACTTATCCGCGGCGATCTGAAACGCTGCCTGATTGTAACCCCCGGCAATTTAGCGGAACAATGGCAGGATGAGCTATTCCGGAAGTTTAGTATCCGATTCGAGATTCTCACTAACGACCGCATTGAGTCGGCGGTTACGGGAAACGTTTTTACGGAAACCAATCTGTGTATCGTGCGGTTGGACAAGTTATCGCGCAACGAGGATATCCAGGGAAAACTGCGCGTCACGGACTGGGACCTGATTGTCTGCGATGAAGCGCACAAGA from Syntrophomonadaceae bacterium includes:
- a CDS encoding YifB family Mg chelatase-like AAA ATPase; amino-acid sequence: MLAKVRSCAMTGLDGYEVEVEVDISNGLPAFDVVGLPDPSVKEARERVRSALRNSGFKFPNSRITVNLAPADIRKEGTWYDLPIALGVLAASEQINAIFLDGLFAIGELALDGNIRSVNGVLQMAVAAGNSRSGGVDLMVPAINAKEAALVKSTRVIGASTLFEAASHISGLIDLRHPSVDMKEFISGEEKYDTDASDIIGHETAKRALEIAAAGGHNVLLVGPPGSGKTMLARNIPSILPRLTEKECLEVTKTFSLCGLLPPGEPLIRRRPFRSPHHTASSASIIGGGKNPRPGEVTLANHGVLFLDEFPEYQRNVLESLRQPLEDRIVTISRVAGVQTFPASFILVAAMNPCFCGERTNPNKICSCTPWQADRYMKKISGPLLDRIDIQLDVPVLKYEDLTNTQKRETSAEVRVRVEKARHVQQQRYGKEYTCNAEIRGRDLKKYCQLDQAGTKLLKKAFQTMGLSLRAHDRILRVARTIADLAGLPHIQEDHLAEAIQYRSFENKG